Part of the Longimicrobium sp. genome, CAGCATCCCCACCACCAGCTCGGCCACCAGCACCTTGGCGCCCTGACCCGCCCCGCGGAACTTCACCACGAAGCGCCCGCCGCCGTCGGTGTCGACGATGGCTGGCAGCGAGCCGCCCTCGCGGAGCGGCTGCAGGTAGCGCGTTGCGGTGAACGTCGGGAGATCGGACACGAGCTGGAGATTGGGTGACGGCGCACGGACGGCCCGCTGCGCGCGCACAACCTACCGCGCCGCGGGCGGGAGCGGGAGACGGGGGGATCGATGGCGGGGTCGAGATCGGTCTTCAACAACCGGGATTTGCGCCGCCGCGAGTGGCCCCCTCCCCCCGACCCCCTCCCCCGCTGCGCGGGAGCGGGGGAGAACTCAGCGCGGGGGGAAATATCAGCGCCTCGAGCTGAATCCCTCGCCACGCTGAGGTCTCCCCTCCCCCATCCCTCCCCCCTCGTGGGGGAGGGGCCGGGGGTGGGGGGGAGCCGGCGGCCGCGCCGGCATCCGCTGGACCGGTTCTGGCAGCGGCCCGCCGGGATCGCAATGGCCTGCCACCCGGATCGGGGAGATGGAGATGACGGAGAGCGGACAGCGCAACGAGATGCCATACCGCACGCTCGGCCGCACCGGCGAGCGCGTGTCGGCCGTCGGCCTCGGAGGGTGGCACCTGGCGCTGAAGCACGTCGACGCGGCGCTGGCCGAGCGCATCATCCACAGCGCCATCGACCGCGGCGTCAACTTCATGGACAACTCGTGGGACTACAACGAGGGCGCCAGCGAGGAGCGGATGGGCAGGGCGCTCCGCGACGGCTGGCGCGAGAAGGTCTTCCTGATGACCAAGATCGACGGCCGCTCGAAGAAGGAGGCCGCGCGCCAGCTCGACGAGTCGCTCAAGCGGCTGAAGACCGACCGCATCGACCTGGTTCAGCACCACGAGGTGATCCGCTTCGACGACCCGCACCGCATCTTCGATGGCGACGGCGCCAACGCGGCGCTGCTCGAGGCCAGGCAGGCGGGGAAGCTGCGCTACATCGGCTTCACCGGGCACAAGGACCCGCAGATCCATCTCCACACGCTGCGGGTGGCCGAGGAGAACGGCTTCGCCTTCGACGCCGTGCAGATGCCGCTGAACGTGATGGACGCGCACTACCGCAGCTTCGAGAAGCTCGTCCTTCCCGAGCTGGTGCGGCGGGAGATCGGGGTGCTGGGGATGAAGAGCATGGCCAACGGCATCATCCTCAAGTCCGGCACGGTGACGGCCACGGAGTGCCTGCGCTACGCGCTCAACCTTCCCACCTCCGTGGTGATCACCGGCTGCGACAGCATGGAGATCCTGGACCAGGCGATCGAGGCTGCGCGCACCTTCCGCCCGCTCGGCCGCGACGAGGTGGACGCGCTGCTGGCGAAGACCGCCGACGCCGCCGCGCGCGGCCGCTTCGAGCCGTTCAAGACCTCGTCGATCTTCGACGCCACCGCCAGCAACCCCGAGTGGCTCGGCGAGGAGCCGGAGCACGTGCAGGAGTTGATGCCGGCGTGACTGCTGGGTGCTGAGGGCTGAGTGCGAGGGGCTGGATTCCGGGCGAATGAATTCGCGGCAACAACAGCACAAAGTCCCTCCGGGACTGGGGCCAAGGCATTCGTGGCGGCG contains:
- a CDS encoding aldo/keto reductase, with translation MTESGQRNEMPYRTLGRTGERVSAVGLGGWHLALKHVDAALAERIIHSAIDRGVNFMDNSWDYNEGASEERMGRALRDGWREKVFLMTKIDGRSKKEAARQLDESLKRLKTDRIDLVQHHEVIRFDDPHRIFDGDGANAALLEARQAGKLRYIGFTGHKDPQIHLHTLRVAEENGFAFDAVQMPLNVMDAHYRSFEKLVLPELVRREIGVLGMKSMANGIILKSGTVTATECLRYALNLPTSVVITGCDSMEILDQAIEAARTFRPLGRDEVDALLAKTADAAARGRFEPFKTSSIFDATASNPEWLGEEPEHVQELMPA